Proteins encoded by one window of Channa argus isolate prfri chromosome 1, Channa argus male v1.0, whole genome shotgun sequence:
- the LOC137130805 gene encoding zinc fingers and homeoboxes protein 1-like isoform X2, with protein sequence MASRRKSTTPCMVPPRETVDSDQEMEDVTSTAEQENSNGVATVSSEVSGVPEERGEEADVRPVSDPYLDLNMAEGGYECKYCSFQTSELNLFTMHVDTEHPDVILNTSYVCMECDYHTKSYDTLLAHNARLHPGEDNFTRTMVKRNNETIFQQTVNDLTFDGSFIKVEDEEVEETSRKGIAFSKTPIMRIKSRSEPKKFSAVHKLAANDVIKVESDDEDDENKEPPTLSPAPMIPANIPPRLIPVSAPVQVQAVPQSIMVNSPNMLQIKGSSSSGAVLPPGTLAQVLSALQNQQSSTQAQTQLLIPISSIPTYNTAMDNNVLLVSAYNRFPYPSVSEIMGLSSQTKFSEEQIKVWFSAQRLKHGVSWTPEEVEEARRKKFNGTVQTVPQTITVIPANIAAATNGLQSIFQTCQIVAQPGLVLTQVAGNGSTVPVASPITLTVAGVPGNQPKAAEPSTSESKTEVSASSASTSLSLDTAATKPKKSKEQLAELKASYSRRQFATEAEISRLMQVTKLSKRAIKKWFSDTRYNQRNSKDHHSVLLSSEAPSSRPATSGGGKGAKSTSLNESSNYTDSTTTIVIDSSDDASDSSPTSANASGSSGSPSDPRVKFRHAFPDFTPQKFKEKTPEQLLVLEASYQKSDMPSDEELSRLRAETKLTRREVDAWFTERRKLPSAPQPKDEDIELDADKVKAVAAPLSSAQERQTTPPVSRKTTKKTPEQLHILKKAFVRTQWPTPEEYDQMAEESGLPRTYIVNWFGDTRYACKNSNLKWYYLYQSGKVKLL encoded by the exons ATGGCGAGCAGGAGGAAGTCCACCACCCCTTGCATGGTTCCTCCTCGAGAAACTGTGGATTCCGATCAGGAGATGGAGGATGTTACAAGCACAGCAGAACAGGAGAACAGCAATGGAGTAGCTACCGTCTCCTCTGAGGTTTCTGGAGTGCCGGAGGAGCGAGGCGAGGAGGCCGACGTCCGGCCGGTGTCAGATCCCTATCTGGACTTGAACATGGCAGAGGGAGGCTATGAGTGCAAATACTGCAGCTTCCAGACGTCAGAGCTCAACCTTTTCACCATGCACGTGGACACGGAGCATCCCGACGTCATCCTCAACACCTCCTACGTCTGCATGGAGTGTGACTACCACACCAAGAG TTATGACACACTGCTGGCCCACAACGCTCGTCTCCACCCGGGTGAGGACAACTTCACTAGGACAATGGTGAAACGAAACAATGAGACCATCTTCCAACAGACTGTTAACGACCTCACCTTTGACGGCAGTTTCATCAAAGTGGAGGACGAGGAGGTGGAAGAGACATCCCGCAAAGGCATCGCCTTTAGCAAGACGCCAATCATGAGGATCAAGAGCAGGTCAGAGCCTAAGAAGTTCAGCGCTGTGCACAAACTGGCAGCCAATGACGTCATCAAGGTGGAGAGCGACGATGAGGATGACGAGAACAAGGAGCCTCCGACGCTGTCACCGGCCCCCATGATCCCCGCTAACATCCCCCCTCGCCTCATCCCTGTTTCTGCGCCAGTGCAGGTCCAGGCCGTCCCCCAGAGCATCATGGTCAACAGCCCCAACATGCTGCAGATAAAAGGCAGCTCCAGCAGTGGCGCCGTGCTGCCTCCGGGGACCCTGGCCCAGGTGCTGTCGGCCCTGCAGAACCAGCAGAGCAGCACTCAGGCCCAAACCCAGCTCCTCATTCCCATCAGCAGCATCCCCACCTACAACACAGCCATGGACAACAACGTCCTGCTGGTCAGCGCCTACAACAG atttccGTATCCCTCAGTGTCGGAGATCATGGGCTTGTCATCACAGACCAAGTTCAGTGAGGAGCAGATTAAGGTCTGGTTTTCTGCACAGAGGCTGAAACACGGAGTCAGCTGGACGCCGGAGGAG GTTGAGGAGGCGAGAAGGAAGAAGTTTAACGGCACGGTGCAGACTGTCCCTCAGACTATTACAGTCATCCCCGCCAACATTGCAGCAGCCACAAACGGCCTGCAGTCCATCTTCCAGACGTGTCAGATTGTCGCCCAGCCGGGCCTTGTCCTCACACAGGTGGCCGGTAATGGCAGCACCGTGCCGGTCGCGTCTCCGATTACCCTGACGGTGGCAGGCGTCCCCGGAAACCAGCCCAAAGCTGCAGAACCGTCGACGTCCGAATCGAAGACCGAGGTGTCCGCTTCATCAGCCAGCACGTCGCTTAGTTTGGACACAGCAGCAACCAAACCGAAGAAGTCCAAAGAGCAGCTGGCAGAGCTGAAGGCGAGCTACAGCAGGAGGCAGTTTGCCACAGAGGCGGAGATATCACGTCTCATGCAGGTCACCAAACTCTCTAAACGAGCAATAAAAAAGTGGTTCAGCGACACACGCTACAACCAGAGGAACTCCAAGGATCATCACAGTGTCCTGCTGAGCAGCGAAGCCCCATCCAGCAGGCCGGCGACATCGGGAGGAGGCAAAGGAGCAAAGAGCACCAGCCTTAACGAAAGCAGCAACTACACTGACAGTACCACCACCATTGTCATCGACTCCAGTGATGACGCCAGCGACTCCTCCCCAACTTCTGCCAATGCCTCAGGGTCGTCAGGTTCCCCCAGTGACCCACGGGTTAAGTTCCGCCATGCATTCCCTGATTTCACACCACAAAAGTTTAAAGAGAAGACCCCAGAGCAGCTGCTTGTCTTGGAGGCCAGCTACCAGAAATCGGACATGCCCTCAGACGAGGAGCTAAGCCGGCTGCGAGCGGAGACCAAGCTGACAAGGCGCGAGGTGGATGCCTGGTTCACTGAGAGGCGAAAATTGCCTTCAGCACCGCAGCCAAAGGACGAAGACATTGAGTTGGACGCTGACAAGGTGAAAGCAGTGGCTGCACCTTTGTCCTCAGCTCAGGAGAGACAGACCACCCCACCTGTCAGCagaaaaactacaaagaaaACACCAGAGCAGCTTCACATCCTGAAGAAGGCCTTCGTACGCACGCAGTGGCCCACACCTGAGGAGTACGATCAGATGGCCGAGGAGAGCGGTCTGCCGAGGACGTATATCGTCAACTGGTTCGGAGACACTCGCTACGCCTGCAAGAACAGCAACCTCAAGTGGTACTACCTCTACCAGAGtggaaaggtaaaactgttgtGA